The Terriglobia bacterium nucleotide sequence AGCCGCGCTGGTTCCGCTGATCGAGGCCGCAGACGCGGCGCTCAGGCGACGTCGAAACAGAGGCTGCAACAGGTCACGGCGCCCTCGGCCTTCGCCAGCTCCGACACGTCCACGGTCACCACCCGGATCCCCCGCGCCTCGAGACGGCGGAGGGTCCTGGGAAATGCCGAAGGGTAGACGACCGTTCCGCCGACGAGCAGGGCGTTGGCGGCGAACGGCTCCGACGGCTCGATCTCGATCCGGTCGTGGGCGGCGAAGGCGCCGGGGTCCGCCCAGCCCGGATGGATCAGCACGCCGTCGTCCGAGATCCGCGTGACCGCGGACTTCAGGTGCAGGCAGCCGGAGAGGGACACGGGCCTCACCTCGTATCCGAAGGGCGACACGATCCGGCAGAGCTCATCGACTCCCCGCGCGTCCGTCCGGGACGACCGGCCCACGAAGATCGTCTTCTCGAGCACGAGGACGTCGCCGCCGTCCAGAGTCGCCGGCGACGGGATCGTGGCGGTCGGCCGGTACGGTCGAACCGCCTCGGCGACGGCGACCACCTCGGGCCGCCGCGAGGGCGCACCCGGACGGGTCAGGATCGCGATCTCGTCCAGCACGACCGCGACGTCCTCGACGAAGACGGAGTCGGGCATGTCCGGCTCCGCCGGGAGCCGCAGGATCGCGCAGCCCAGGTCCGTCAGGCGGCGCTCGTACCGATGGTGCTGATCCCGCGCGCGCTCGGGGTCGATCGGCTGGCGCGCGACGTGGGTCAGCTCGCATCGTGCGAGGGCCGGGCTCACTTCCCTGGTGATCGCCAGCTTCATGGAGCGTTGCCTCCCGGAGCTCCGGAATCCGCGGGACGCGCGGACCCGCATAGCATACGATGGCTGAACGCCCGGAGGCTGCGACGGCTGATCGCGACCGCGCTCGCCGATCCGCAGGGAGTCCGCCGCGCGCCCCGCAACGTGGAGGTCGCCATGCGCCATCGATCGTCGATCCCCCGCACCGCCCTCGCAGCGATCCTGGCCGCCGCCGGATTCGCGGCCCAACTCCCCGCCCGCGCCGAGGAGTCGAAGCCGCCGGCCCCTCGGGCCCGGTGCGAGGAAGCGATCCCGGCCGTGTACGACCGGGTCTCGCCCGCCGTGGTCTCGATCGCGGCGATGTCCGTGAACCCCTACGATCTGGACGAGCGCATGACCCGGGTGGTCGGCTCCGGAGTGATCGTCGACAAGTCGGGGCTCGTCCTGACCAACTCCCACGTGGTCTTCTCGCGGCAGGTCATCACGGTGACGCTGGACGATGGGTCCACGCTCCCGGCCCGCCTCGTCGGGGCCGACCCGATCTTCGACGTCGCGCTGGTCCGCATCCCCACGCCGAGTTCCGGCGAGCTGCCCGTCGCCCGACTCGGAGATTCGGAGAACGTCCCGGTGGGTGAGGAGGTTCTCGCGATCGGGAACCCGTTCGGCCTCGACCAGACGCTCACCCGTGGGATCGTCTCCGCGGTCAACCGGCTGCTCCCCAACATCCCGCTCTCGCTCACCGAGCCGCTGATCCAGACCGACGCCCCCATCAACCCCGGGAGCTCGGGAGGGCCCCTGATGGACCGATGCGGCGACGTGATCGGCATCACGACCGCGATCCTCCCCGAGGCGCAGAACATCGGATTCGCGATCCCGATCGATCTGATCCGGGGGGTGCTCCCGTCGCTGGTCGAGCACGGCCGGGTGATCCGGCCCTGGCTCGGAGTCCAGGGCCAGCTCGTGAGCCGACCCCTCAAGGACCTCCTCCGCGTCCCTCTCGTGGACGGCTTCCTGGTCGAGGTCGTCGAGCCCGGTAGTCCCGCGGAGAAGGCGGGACTGCACGGCGGCCGGCTCGACCTCACGATCGGCGGCGACACCGTGTTGATCGGGGGGGACGTGATCACCGAAATCGACGGATCGCCCGTGTCGGATCTCGAGAAGATCGACAGGGCGCTGCGTTCGCTCGAGGTCGGCGCGACGACACACCTCAAGATCTTTCACGACGGAGCGACGCGCGAGGTGGACATCACCCTCGTCGAGCGGCCGCTGCTCCCGGAGGACGTCCCCTTCCGCCGCTCGGAGAGCCCGAGGAATACCACCGCGAGGTCGGGCGCCCACGCTCCCTTCCGCGGCATCCGGCGCGGAATCTGACCTCGAACGCCGAGGCTCAGTGCGCGCCGGGCACAGGACCGTGGTGCTGCGGCTTCCGCATGAGCGGGATCAGCAGCAGCATGGACGCGAACATCACCGCCATCAGGAAGAAGACGTCGTTGTAGGACATCATCGCGGCCTGCTGCTGGACGCGTCCGAAGAGCGCCGCCGCTGCCTGTTTCTCGGCGGTCGCCGGGTCCACGCCGCGCTGGACCAGAGCGCCGGCGATCCCCTGGAGCTCCGCGCGCGACGCGAGGCCGTAGACGTCCACGTGCCCGCCGAGGAAGTTGGTGTGGATCTGGGCGCGGCGGGCCAGGAGGGTCGTCGAGGTGGCGATGCCGACGGAGCCGCCGATGTTGCGCAGCAGGTTGAAGATGCTGGTGGCGTTCCCCATCCGCTCCTTCGGAATCGGGTCGTTGGTGATCGTGGTCAGCGGGATGAACAGCAGACCCATCGCCCCTCCCTGGATGACCAGGGCCCAGAAGAAGTTCCAGTACCCCACGTCGAGCGACATGCGCGACAGCAGGATCAGGGACGACGACACGAAGACGACCCCGGCGGCCAGGAGCTTCCTCGGCTCGACCTTGGTCATCATGAGGCCGATCAGCGGCATCATGACGAACGAGGTCGCCCCCCGCGGCAGGGTCGCGAGACCGGCCTCGAACGCGGAATACCCGAGCAGCGTTTGCATGAACAGGGGAAGGAGCACGGTGCTCCCGTAGAGGACGAAGCCGAGCACCGTGATGAGAAATACTCCGGCCGCGAACGTCCGGTTTCGGAAGACGGAAAGATCCACGATCGGGTGCTCCGCGCGGAGCTCCCGGGCGATCAGCGCGGCGAGCCCCACCCCCGCCAGGACCGCGAGCGTCACGATGAACCGGGACTCGAACCAGTCCTCCTGCTGCCCCTTGTCCAGCATGATCTGGAGGGCGCCGATCCCGAGGACCAGGAGCCCCATCCCCCAGTAGTCCACCCGCCCCGAGCCGCGCTTGATGTAGTGCGGGTCGAACACGTAGAGCTGCGTCATCGTGATCGCGAACAGACCGATGGGGATGTTGATGTAGAACACCCAGCGCCAGCTGTAGTTGTCCGTGAGCCATCCGCCGAGCACCGGCCCGAGCATCGGGGCGACCACGATGCCGAGCCCCCAGAACGCCATGGCCATCCCGCGCTTCCGCGGGGGGAACGCCTCCAGCATGATCGCCTGGGAGAGCGGCTGGAGCCCGCCGCCAGTGATCCCCTGAACCACGCGGAAGAGGATCAAAAGCGGCAGGCTCGGTGCGAGGCCGCAGAGGAACGACGAAGCGGTGAACCCGATCACCGAGCCCATCAGGAGCCGCTTCCTGCCGAAGAAGTTGGCGAGCCAGCCGGTCATCGGGAGCACGATCGCGTTCGCGACGAGATAGGAGGTCAGCACCCAGGTCGCTTCCTCGTTGGAAGAGGACAGGGTCCCCGCGATGTGGGGAAGCGACACGTTGACCACCGTCGTGTCCAGCACCTCCATGAAGGTGCTGGCCATGACGGCGATCGCGACGATCCACGGGTTGACCTCGACGCCCGTCGCGACGCCCGTCCCGTTGCCGGCGGCCTCGCTCAACCGGGCGCCTCCCGCCGGCCCATCGCGCAGACGACCATCCGCACGGCGGCCTCGACGCCGATCCGCGAGTTCACCATGAGGTCGTAGAGCTCGCGCGCCGTCCGATCGCAGCCGTAGTAGTGCTGCACGTAGGCGGCGCGCGTCCGGTCCGCCCGCTCCATCTCGATCCGGGCGGCCGCCTCCCCGCCGTGGCGACGGGCGAGCCGGCGCACGCGGTCCTCGGCCGGGGCGTAGACGAACACGTGAAGCGCGTCGGTCCGGTCCCGGAGGATGCACTGGGCGCCCCGGCCGAGAATGACGCAGCTCCCCTGCGCGGCCGCCTCCAGGATCACCCGCCGGGTCAGCTCGGCCATGAGGTCCGCGTCGAACACGTCCCCGCGCGGCGCCGCGGCGAACGAGTCCGCGCTGCCGGCCCACAATCCCTTCGCCATGCGGACCATCCAGGGGTTGAGCCGCTCGTCGTACTCCGCCGCGGCCTCGTTAGGGACGTCCGCCCTCCGCGCGACCTCGGCGATCAGCTCACGGTCCACCAGCCGCCAGGCGAGCCCCTCCGCGACCCGCCGGGCGATCTCCCGTCCTCCGCTGCCGTATTCGCGGGCGAGGGTGATGACGTTCTTCATGGACGGGACCTCGACCCGGGTCAGCGCGTGAGCACCGTGGGGACCACCGACATCCCGGGGCGCAGCACGTGCTCCGGGTCCTGGTCTTTCTCGAGGACGATCTTCACCGGGACGCGCTGGACGACCTTCACGAAGTTCCCGGTGGCGTTCTCCGGGGGGAGAAGGCTGAATTTCGCCGCGGTCGCGCCGCCGATGCTCTCCACGTGACCGCGATACGTGCGGGCGTAGGCGTCCACGTAGACGCTCGCCGGCTGCCCCGGCCGCATCCGCCTCAGCTGGCTCTCCTTGTAGTTCGCCACGACCCAGATCCGGTCCAGCGGGACCAGCGCGAGCAGCGGCTGGCCGCCCTGGATCACCTGGCCGGGCTGCACGCTCTTGCGGCTGACGATGCCGGCGGCCGGCGCACGGATCTCCACGTAGCCGAGGTTGAGCCTCGCTTGATCGAGCAGCGCCTGGTTCTTCGCGGCCCCCGCCTCCGCCGCGGCCGCGCGGGCGCGGGAGACCTCAACCTGCCCCGCGGCGGTCCCGGCGGCGCGATGCTGGGCTTCCGCCTGCGCCACGCGGCTGCTCGCGGACAGAACCGCCGCCTCGGCCGCCTCCACCGACGAGCGGGCGGCCGTCTCGGCGGCGACGGCGGCGTCGAACTGCTGCCTCGAGATCTCGTCCTTCTCCACGAGCTTCCGGTACCGCTCGAGATCGGACGCCGCCCGGACGTGGTTGGCCTTGGCCTCGGTCAGGCGCGCTCCCGCGGCACCCGCTTCCTGCTTCGCCGCCGCGACCGCGGCCCGCGCGCCGGCGAGCTGGCTCGCCGTGCTGGTCTCGGTGATCGGGATCGCGGTCTTCGCCGCCAGCGCCCCCGCCCGGGCGTCGGCCAGCTCCGCCTCGGCCTTGCGCGCGGCGACCTCGTAGTCGCTTGCGTCGATCCGCACCAGCACGGCGCCCGACGGAACCTGCTGGTTGTCGTCCACGAGAACTTCTTTCACCGTCCCCCCGATCCGCGCGCTGATCGGAACGATGTTCCCCTCGATCTGGGCGTCGTCGGTGGATTCGCGCACGCGCCCGTGGATCCAGAACGCCAGCCCCACGATCGCCACCAGGAGCGCGCCTCCGGGGATCACGAGGCGCGCCAGACCACGCTGCCTCGAGCTCAATCCCGCCCGCGGAGCGGGCCCCGCCGGCGCCCCTTCAGGCTCGATGCGCGGTTCCGTCATTGCGTGCCTCCTCCGCCGCCGTCAAGGAGCGTCGGAAGCGACCGCTCGGCGGCCCCGACCGCGCGGGACAGCGCGAGCCGCGCCACGTTGTGGGCGTACAGTGCGGACAGGTAGTTGTCGGAGGCGGTGGCGAGGGCATCCTGCGCCTGCACCACCTCGAGGTTCCCGACGACTCCCGACGCGAACCGATCCTGGACCTGGCGGATCTGCTCGTCGGCCAGGTCGAGCGCCTCGCGGGCGACCTTCACCCGCTCCCCCGCCGCATCGACGTCCAGGAGGGCCGCGCGGACGTCGTACTCGATTCTCGCGCGGAGGTCGTCCCGGCGGGCGCGGATCTGCGCGAGCGCGGCATCGTCCAGGCGGACGTTGGCGCGGATGCGACCTCCCTCGAAGAGGGGGACCCTGATGCCGACCCCCACCGCGAACGTCCGCTCGAGGCGCGGCCCGGTGGGGCCGATCCAGCCGACGTCCGCGTTGAACCGGATCGAGGGAAGGCCGTCGAATCGGTCCGCCCGGCGGTTCGTCTCCGCGGCTCCGAGCGCGGCCTCGGCCCGCCTAAGATCGGGGCGCGACCGGAGCGCCTCGTCGATCGCGGCGCCCGGCGAGAGGAGCGGCGCGGAGACGTAGGCGAGCTTGTCCGCCAGGTCGAAGTCCTGAACGAGGGGGAGGCCGATCGCTCGCGCGAGCGCCAGCTTCTGCTTGGCGAACTCGTTCTCGTAGAAGATCACGCGCTGCCGCTGCGCCGCCCGCTGCACCCGGGCGCGAAGCACCTCGATGCCGGCCACCACCCCCGCCTCCTTGAGGCGCTCCGCGCGCTCGAGGAGAGCGACGGCGACGGCGTCCTGGGCGCGTGCGGCCTCGATCCGGCTCGCCCCGAGGGCGGCATCGAGATACAGCGACGCGCAGGTCAGAACCACCATCTCCCGCGCGTCGCGATAGCCGTGCTTCGCCGCCTCGAGCCCCAGAGCGCCCGCCCGCGCGCGCTCGAGCGCCGCGAGATCCAGGATCGGCTGGGCCACGTAGATCCTGGCGTCGGTCACGTTGAACGGTCCCACGACCGGAGACTCTCCCGGCGCGACCGGGAAGCCGTAGGCCTCCAAGTCGATCTCCTGGCGCGAGCCGTACAGGAACCCGTTGAGGTCCGGCAGAAGGCCGCCTCGCGTCAGGTCGCGCCCGGCCTCCGCCGCCCGCACCGTTTGCGCCCCGAGGATCGCGCCCAGGTTCTGCCTCAGGCCCCGCTGCACCGCGTCCGCGAGGGTGAGCGAGAGCCTCCCCACGGTCGCGGAGCCCTCGGGGACCCCGCCGAGGAACGAGTTCCCCGCGGGCGCGCCCCCCAGCATCCACGGCGTCCGTTCCTGGGCCATCGCGGGTACGGCGAGCGCCGTAGCCAGGATCACGGCCGCCCGCCGGGGCGACGGTCCTCGCCTCGCTCGTGCTCCCCCCGCGCGTGTCGCTTCGGTCACGGTCATTCGCGATCCGCCTGGCCGGCTCCGCCCGGCTCCCGCCGTCCCGCGCGGAGCGCGACATGCCGGTCGAGGATAATGAAGGCGGGATCGGCCTGCAAAGCCGCGAGTATACCTACACCCCGCTCGCCTGCAATACGGGTGGCCGCCGTCCTGGCGGCCCGGCGCGCCACGCGAAGCGGCTTCCTACGACCCCGATGGGCCGGGCCGCGCCGCGCCCGACCGCGACGGCCCGGGCCGGACGGACGCCTGAGGTCGCGCCGCCATGCCGCGCTCCGACGGACGGACGCCGCGCGTTCCCAGGGCGGCAAACGGAGGCCACGCCTCGGACCGCGGATAGCGGAACGGCATCACGCCGGGAAAGCCGTACACGCCGCGGTAGGGTGCGACGTACCTCGGGCACGAGGACACGGCCGGGTGCAGGAGCCCCTCGGTGACGGAACGCTCGATCTCGTAATCGCGCTCCGCATCCACGCGGGCGTACTCGCGATCGAGGAAGGCCTGCACGAACTCCCACTCCCCCTCGTCCCGCGTCCGGACGGCCTCGTCCGGCCCGCTCGGAGGGCCGAACTTCAGGAGGTCGGCGTTGGTGTAGAGCGGGACGCTCTCTTCGGGGGCCGTGCCGGTCGGCGGCGGCTCGGCGCGGAGCACCCCCGGGGCCACCAGGACCCCGACCGCCAGAGCCGTCATCAGGCCGATCGCGCGCATGGGAGAAGAGTACGCCCAACCCCGGCCGGCCGCCACTCGCAAGAACGGCGCCCGGTCGCCCGGAGGGGGGGCCCGAGGTCGCCTCGGCTCAGAACGTGTAACCGATGCCGGTCGTGACCGCGAGCCCCTCGGATCCCCATGCCAGGTCGAGGCGCCCGACGATGTTGGGCTCGACCACCGCTCGAAGTCCGAGCCCCCAGCTTCGGTGGACGGCCGGCAGGGCCACGAACCGCGGCGTGTGGGGGTCGCTCTCGGCGGCGGAGGCGGCTCCGGAGAGTGCCAGCAGCAGTATCAAGGACGAGCGGACCGTTGGCTTCGTCACGGTCTCCTCTGGATGAGAGCGAAGAGGATACGCCCTCGTCACCGTATCGCGAAGGCACCGCCTTGACCTCGCGGAGCGGCTCGGCGTACGCTCGCCGCGGTTTCCCCCACGGGTGATCGCTCTCTCACCCCGGCGACGCGAGGTAGCGTCATGCTCTGTCCACGCTGCGGCGAGTCGAACGAGGAGACGGCCTCCACCTGCTCCGCGTGCGGGTCCGCGCTCGCTCGCGGCGGGGATGCCGCCGCGCTCTCCGCCGCCGGATCGGGATCCCCAGGGCTCCCGGGGCGGGGACGGGCGGACGTCTCTCGAACGTCCGCCCCCACCGAGGCCGGATCCGGCGAGGGCCTCCCGCCGGACGTTTCCCCCGCGGGGAGCCGCCTGCAACCCGGGGCACGCCTCGGGAGCCGCTACGAGATCCTCGCGATCCTGGGTGAAGGGGGGATGGGAGCGGTCTACAAGGCCCGCGACCTGGAGCTGGATCGCGTGGTCGCGCTCAAGGTGATCCGGCCGGAGATGGCGGCCCATCCCCATATCATCGAGCGCTTCAAGCGGGAAATCCTGCTGGCAAGCCGGATCACCCACAGGAACGTCGTCCGCATCCACGACCTCGGCGAGGCCGGAGACCTGAAGTTCATCTCGATGAACTTCGTCGAGGGAAGCAGCCTGCGGGCGCTCCTCGATCACGAAGGGCCCCTCTCTCTCGAGAAGGCGCTGGGCCTCCTGCGCCAGATCGCCGGCGGCCTCGAGGCCGCGCACGAAGCCGGGGTGGTTCATCGCGACCTCAAGCCTCAGAACGTTCTTCTCGACGCGGACGGGAGCGCGTACATCGCCGATTTCGGCATCTCGCGGACACTCGACCACGGGGGCACGATGACCGAGGACGGCGCGCTCGTGGGAACGGTGGCCTACATGTCCCCCGAGCAGGCTCGCGGCGAGACCCCCGACCACCGCAGCGACCTCTACTCGCTGGGCCTGATCCTCTACGAGATGCTGACCGGGTCGCTGCCGTTCCAGTCGGACAACGCGTTGTCCACGCTGATGAGGCGGGCCCAAGAGAACGTGCCGTCCATCCGGACGATTCGCTCCGACATCCCCGCTTGGCTGGCCGGCATCGTCGCGCGCTGCCTTCGTCGGGACAAGGCCGACCGCTACCCGAGTGCCGCGGACCTGCTCCGTGATCTCGACCGGGAGCACGCGTCGGTCGCCCTCGGCCGCCGGCGCATCCGGCGGGCCGTGTCGGGCGCCCTGCTCGTCTTGGCGCTGGCAGCCGTCGTCGCCGGAGGCGTCAGCTGGTTCCGGGCACGGCCGGCCCAGGTC carries:
- a CDS encoding TolC family protein, whose amino-acid sequence is MILATALAVPAMAQERTPWMLGGAPAGNSFLGGVPEGSATVGRLSLTLADAVQRGLRQNLGAILGAQTVRAAEAGRDLTRGGLLPDLNGFLYGSRQEIDLEAYGFPVAPGESPVVGPFNVTDARIYVAQPILDLAALERARAGALGLEAAKHGYRDAREMVVLTCASLYLDAALGASRIEAARAQDAVAVALLERAERLKEAGVVAGIEVLRARVQRAAQRQRVIFYENEFAKQKLALARAIGLPLVQDFDLADKLAYVSAPLLSPGAAIDEALRSRPDLRRAEAALGAAETNRRADRFDGLPSIRFNADVGWIGPTGPRLERTFAVGVGIRVPLFEGGRIRANVRLDDAALAQIRARRDDLRARIEYDVRAALLDVDAAGERVKVAREALDLADEQIRQVQDRFASGVVGNLEVVQAQDALATASDNYLSALYAHNVARLALSRAVGAAERSLPTLLDGGGGGTQ
- a CDS encoding HlyD family secretion protein gives rise to the protein MTEPRIEPEGAPAGPAPRAGLSSRQRGLARLVIPGGALLVAIVGLAFWIHGRVRESTDDAQIEGNIVPISARIGGTVKEVLVDDNQQVPSGAVLVRIDASDYEVAARKAEAELADARAGALAAKTAIPITETSTASQLAGARAAVAAAKQEAGAAGARLTEAKANHVRAASDLERYRKLVEKDEISRQQFDAAVAAETAARSSVEAAEAAVLSASSRVAQAEAQHRAAGTAAGQVEVSRARAAAAEAGAAKNQALLDQARLNLGYVEIRAPAAGIVSRKSVQPGQVIQGGQPLLALVPLDRIWVVANYKESQLRRMRPGQPASVYVDAYARTYRGHVESIGGATAAKFSLLPPENATGNFVKVVQRVPVKIVLEKDQDPEHVLRPGMSVVPTVLTR
- a CDS encoding dimethylargininase gives rise to the protein MKLAITREVSPALARCELTHVARQPIDPERARDQHHRYERRLTDLGCAILRLPAEPDMPDSVFVEDVAVVLDEIAILTRPGAPSRRPEVVAVAEAVRPYRPTATIPSPATLDGGDVLVLEKTIFVGRSSRTDARGVDELCRIVSPFGYEVRPVSLSGCLHLKSAVTRISDDGVLIHPGWADPGAFAAHDRIEIEPSEPFAANALLVGGTVVYPSAFPRTLRRLEARGIRVVTVDVSELAKAEGAVTCCSLCFDVA
- a CDS encoding cytidylate kinase-like family protein; its protein translation is MKNVITLAREYGSGGREIARRVAEGLAWRLVDRELIAEVARRADVPNEAAAEYDERLNPWMVRMAKGLWAGSADSFAAAPRGDVFDADLMAELTRRVILEAAAQGSCVILGRGAQCILRDRTDALHVFVYAPAEDRVRRLARRHGGEAAARIEMERADRTRAAYVQHYYGCDRTARELYDLMVNSRIGVEAAVRMVVCAMGRREAPG
- a CDS encoding trypsin-like peptidase domain-containing protein, which produces MRHRSSIPRTALAAILAAAGFAAQLPARAEESKPPAPRARCEEAIPAVYDRVSPAVVSIAAMSVNPYDLDERMTRVVGSGVIVDKSGLVLTNSHVVFSRQVITVTLDDGSTLPARLVGADPIFDVALVRIPTPSSGELPVARLGDSENVPVGEEVLAIGNPFGLDQTLTRGIVSAVNRLLPNIPLSLTEPLIQTDAPINPGSSGGPLMDRCGDVIGITTAILPEAQNIGFAIPIDLIRGVLPSLVEHGRVIRPWLGVQGQLVSRPLKDLLRVPLVDGFLVEVVEPGSPAEKAGLHGGRLDLTIGGDTVLIGGDVITEIDGSPVSDLEKIDRALRSLEVGATTHLKIFHDGATREVDITLVERPLLPEDVPFRRSESPRNTTARSGAHAPFRGIRRGI
- a CDS encoding DHA2 family efflux MFS transporter permease subunit, coding for MASTFMEVLDTTVVNVSLPHIAGTLSSSNEEATWVLTSYLVANAIVLPMTGWLANFFGRKRLLMGSVIGFTASSFLCGLAPSLPLLILFRVVQGITGGGLQPLSQAIMLEAFPPRKRGMAMAFWGLGIVVAPMLGPVLGGWLTDNYSWRWVFYINIPIGLFAITMTQLYVFDPHYIKRGSGRVDYWGMGLLVLGIGALQIMLDKGQQEDWFESRFIVTLAVLAGVGLAALIARELRAEHPIVDLSVFRNRTFAAGVFLITVLGFVLYGSTVLLPLFMQTLLGYSAFEAGLATLPRGATSFVMMPLIGLMMTKVEPRKLLAAGVVFVSSSLILLSRMSLDVGYWNFFWALVIQGGAMGLLFIPLTTITNDPIPKERMGNATSIFNLLRNIGGSVGIATSTTLLARRAQIHTNFLGGHVDVYGLASRAELQGIAGALVQRGVDPATAEKQAAAALFGRVQQQAAMMSYNDVFFLMAVMFASMLLLIPLMRKPQHHGPVPGAH